Proteins from one Candidatus Parcubacteria bacterium genomic window:
- a CDS encoding type II secretion system protein has translation MTIKKYSKQGFTLIELLVVIAVIGVLTSMIFSFTKAKDKARNTRIVIAIREIKPIFEMIYDDDFKYDNICNSPDIRIDISGYENELTAINDEVSKNGGEAKCYADGDNYCVYSKLNVVGIDPRQYFCVDSTGNAVTTPVDPGILHCKAGSYTCP, from the coding sequence ATGACAATTAAAAAATACTCTAAACAAGGTTTTACATTGATTGAATTATTAGTAGTTATTGCTGTTATTGGAGTTCTTACTTCAATGATTTTTTCATTTACCAAGGCAAAAGATAAAGCCAGAAATACAAGAATTGTAATAGCTATCAGAGAAATAAAGCCCATTTTTGAAATGATTTATGACGATGATTTTAAATATGATAACATTTGTAATAGTCCTGATATTAGAATAGACATTTCTGGTTATGAGAATGAATTAACCGCTATTAACGATGAAGTTTCAAAAAATGGTGGTGAAGCAAAATGTTATGCTGATGGAGATAATTACTGCGTATATTCCAAGTTGAATGTTGTAGGCATTGATCCAAGACAATATTTTTGTGTTGACAGCACTGGAAATGCAGTCACTACACCTGTTGATCCTGGTATTTTACATTGTAAAGCCGGCAGTTATACCTGTCCGTAA
- a CDS encoding response regulator, which yields MKNILLVEDDPFLIDIYTTKLEQDDFAVQVAKNGKKAFELLKKEIPDILVLDIVLPQVDGWEVLSELKKNAQWKAIPVIILSNLGQKVEVKRGLDLGVQKYLIKAHYTPAEVVEEIKKILK from the coding sequence ATGAAAAATATTTTATTAGTTGAAGATGATCCTTTTTTAATAGATATTTATACTACTAAGCTGGAACAGGATGATTTTGCCGTGCAAGTGGCAAAAAACGGAAAAAAAGCATTTGAATTATTAAAAAAAGAGATTCCAGACATTTTGGTCTTAGACATTGTTTTGCCGCAAGTTGACGGCTGGGAAGTTTTATCTGAACTTAAAAAAAATGCTCAATGGAAAGCAATACCAGTAATTATTCTTTCTAATCTTGGCCAGAAAGTAGAAGTAAAACGAGGACTGGATTTAGGCGTTCAAAAATATCTTATTAAAGCCCATTATACTCCTGCAGAGGTAGTGGAGGAAATTAAAAAAATACTCAAATAA
- a CDS encoding ComF family protein: MKIYKIKGFLIDALFPKFCLNCGKEGDYLCSDCLSLIDVLEYSSCLKLAKLNGVFFAVSYEDKIIKKLIRQFKYKPFVRDLAKTLASLIITHFYLLNNIRFLLSGEPVLMPVPLDRKKIKMRGFNQSEEIAKQLSQVLKIPLARQGLITIKETQSQTELSKKQRKENIKNAFACKNIEEIKNKKILLIDDVFTTGATLEECAKVLKSAGAKEVWGITVAREP; the protein is encoded by the coding sequence ATGAAAATTTATAAAATAAAAGGTTTTTTAATAGACGCTCTATTTCCTAAATTTTGTTTAAATTGCGGAAAAGAAGGAGATTATCTTTGTTCTGATTGCTTATCTTTAATTGATGTTTTAGAATATTCCAGTTGCTTAAAGCTTGCAAAACTTAATGGCGTCTTTTTCGCTGTTTCCTATGAAGACAAAATTATTAAAAAACTAATTAGACAATTCAAGTATAAGCCATTTGTCAGGGACTTAGCAAAAACATTAGCTTCTTTAATAATAACTCATTTTTATTTATTAAACAATATTAGATTTCTTTTATCAGGAGAACCTGTTTTAATGCCAGTGCCTTTGGACAGAAAAAAAATAAAAATGCGCGGCTTTAACCAATCAGAAGAAATCGCTAAACAACTTTCTCAAGTTTTAAAAATTCCATTAGCAAGACAGGGTTTAATTACAATAAAAGAAACTCAATCACAAACAGAACTGTCAAAAAAACAAAGAAAAGAAAATATTAAAAACGCTTTTGCTTGTAAAAATATTGAAGAAATAAAAAACAAAAAAATTCTTTTGATTGACGATGTTTTTACTACTGGCGCGACTCTTGAAGAATGCGCTAAAGTATTAAAATCTGCTGGCGCCAAAGAGGTTTGGGGAATAACCGTGGCAAGAGAACCATAA
- a CDS encoding type II secretion system protein, with protein sequence MKKFTKRGFTLIELLVVIAVIGILSSIVLVSLSGARDKGYDAQIKGELGQVRADTEIHYDNAESYTGYTIPTNLLPPACSEDGAYNVVVSADGQDYAAWGDLCSSAVDTCDFCIDSTGVACTTVAASPHPTALAPVCACP encoded by the coding sequence ATGAAAAAATTTACTAAACGAGGTTTTACCTTGATTGAACTATTAGTCGTCATCGCTGTTATCGGAATTCTGTCCTCAATCGTGTTGGTCTCCCTATCCGGCGCAAGAGATAAAGGTTATGATGCTCAAATTAAAGGAGAATTAGGTCAGGTAAGAGCAGATACAGAGATACATTATGATAATGCTGAGAGTTATACAGGATATACAATACCTACAAATTTATTGCCTCCTGCTTGCAGTGAAGATGGAGCTTATAATGTGGTAGTTTCAGCAGATGGACAGGATTACGCAGCTTGGGGAGATTTATGCTCATCAGCAGTAGATACTTGTGATTTTTGTATTGATTCTACTGGTGTAGCTTGTACGACTGTTGCAGCATCTCCCCACCCTACTGCTCTAGCTCCTGTTTGTGCTTGTCCATAA
- a CDS encoding type II secretion system F family protein yields the protein MKFKYKARTEEGEMQEGVIEASSKESASDILESYNLFVVSLVESQLIPVWLRDIKIFNMVSQKDVVIFSRQLSMMFEANVPLIESLETLGSQQKNPIFKENVLEIAKTVEGGTSLSEAFSKYPEVFSPFYVNMIKSGEASGKLSEVLKYLADRLERQYEFMSKIKGAMIYPILVIFVSFIVIGIIVFFVMPQFAGIFAASENELPLFTKIVLGASEFLRNWILIILVLVLGLLGFAFFYLRKTKEGKEFIDEHILNIPVLGNFLKMFYLSRFAQNLSTLIAGGLPIAQALRICSDIVNNNIYKDIVLKTQEGVKKGRTINSVLVRYPDYFPPIFTQMVATGEKTGQLEDSLSKIAIFFQKEVERALDVLLSVIEPVLIVFLALIVGIIAAAVFIPMYDFIGTAM from the coding sequence ATGAAATTTAAATACAAAGCAAGAACAGAAGAAGGGGAAATGCAAGAGGGTGTTATAGAAGCAAGCTCAAAAGAAAGCGCTTCGGATATCTTAGAAAGCTACAATCTTTTTGTGGTCTCTTTAGTTGAATCCCAGCTTATTCCTGTTTGGTTAAGGGATATAAAGATTTTTAATATGGTAAGCCAGAAAGATGTAGTGATTTTTTCCAGACAGCTTTCTATGATGTTTGAGGCAAATGTTCCTTTAATAGAGTCGTTGGAAACATTGGGTTCGCAGCAAAAAAATCCTATTTTTAAAGAAAATGTCTTAGAAATAGCCAAAACAGTAGAGGGAGGAACATCTTTGTCAGAGGCATTTAGTAAATATCCGGAAGTTTTTTCCCCTTTTTATGTTAATATGATAAAGTCAGGCGAGGCATCAGGAAAGCTTTCTGAAGTTTTAAAGTATTTAGCAGATCGTTTGGAAAGGCAGTATGAGTTTATGTCAAAAATAAAAGGGGCAATGATTTATCCAATTTTAGTGATATTTGTTTCTTTTATTGTAATTGGCATAATTGTTTTCTTTGTTATGCCCCAGTTTGCTGGCATATTTGCCGCTTCTGAAAATGAACTGCCTTTATTCACCAAGATAGTTCTTGGCGCGTCTGAATTTTTAAGGAACTGGATTTTAATCATACTGGTTTTAGTTTTAGGTCTTTTAGGTTTTGCTTTTTTCTATCTCAGGAAAACTAAGGAAGGCAAGGAGTTTATAGACGAACATATATTAAATATTCCTGTTTTAGGCAATTTTTTGAAAATGTTTTATCTCTCACGTTTTGCCCAGAATCTTTCTACTTTAATTGCAGGCGGCCTGCCTATTGCCCAAGCCCTGAGAATCTGCAGTGATATTGTTAATAATAATATCTATAAAGACATTGTTTTAAAGACCCAGGAAGGAGTTAAGAAAGGAAGAACCATAAACTCTGTTTTAGTCAGGTATCCTGATTATTTTCCGCCTATTTTTACACAGATGGTTGCTACTGGAGAAAAAACAGGACAGCTGGAAGACAGCTTGAGCAAGATAGCTATTTTCTTTCAAAAAGAAGTAGAAAGGGCTCTTGATGTTCTTTTAAGCGTTATTGAACCAGTATTGATTGTGTTTTTAGCTTTGATCGTAGGAATCATTGCAGCTGCTGTCTTTATCCCTATGTACGACTTCATTGGAACAGCAATGTAA
- a CDS encoding type II/IV secretion system protein: protein MSLINQLVEKGVLNKKAAASLKKEIELSGKREEEIILQQGIIKEDALFQLKSESLKVPLKEVEPSEVLLEVLRLIPRDAAEFYHMVPISKKDRTLEIGMVYPDNLKAQEALKFLTRREGYSFRVYLITLSNFRELLKRYWTLKKEVKKALTEVETEIAEDEVEISKKAAELEKLGEEAPISKIVSVILKHSVDGNASDIHIEPIREQLRVRFRLDGILHSSLFLPLKIHPAVVARIKILAELKIDETRVPQDGRIGAKISNKDIDFRVSTFPTILGEKVVMRVLDPSKGLKDFKRLGLDGRNLEILNKAAERPYGMILSTGPTGSGKSTTLYAVLQILNREGVNIVTIEDPVEYFMEGINQSQTKEEIGYGFATALRSILRQDPDVIMVGEIRDKETAELAVHAALTGHIVLSTLHTNTAVGAMPRLIDLGIEPFLLPPSLSAILAQRLVRRLCPFCKEKVKANIKVREKILKEINFLPVSTKAGIKVDEPISIWQAKGCKKCRMQGYTGRVALFEILEMTKELSEIVLKEPSENNFQKEAKRQGMVTMAQDGIIKVLNGVTSIEEVIRVTKEEE from the coding sequence ATGAGTTTGATAAATCAGTTAGTAGAAAAAGGTGTCTTAAATAAAAAAGCAGCTGCTTCTTTAAAAAAGGAAATAGAATTATCTGGTAAAAGAGAAGAAGAAATAATTTTACAACAAGGAATAATTAAGGAAGATGCTTTATTCCAATTAAAAAGCGAGAGTTTGAAGGTTCCTTTAAAAGAAGTTGAGCCATCAGAAGTTCTTTTAGAAGTTTTGAGATTAATTCCCAGAGATGCTGCTGAGTTTTATCATATGGTTCCTATTAGTAAAAAAGATAGGACATTGGAGATAGGGATGGTTTATCCGGATAATTTAAAAGCCCAGGAAGCTTTAAAATTTTTAACAAGACGCGAAGGCTATTCTTTCAGAGTTTATCTAATCACTTTATCTAATTTCAGGGAGCTTTTAAAACGATATTGGACCCTTAAAAAAGAAGTAAAAAAGGCGCTTACAGAGGTGGAAACAGAAATAGCTGAAGATGAAGTTGAAATTTCTAAGAAAGCGGCTGAATTAGAAAAGCTGGGAGAAGAGGCTCCTATTTCCAAAATTGTTTCTGTAATTCTAAAACACTCTGTAGACGGGAATGCTTCTGATATCCACATTGAACCAATAAGAGAACAGCTGAGAGTAAGGTTTCGTCTTGATGGAATATTGCATTCCTCACTTTTTTTACCTTTAAAAATTCATCCGGCAGTGGTAGCTCGGATTAAGATTTTAGCAGAGCTAAAAATTGACGAAACTAGGGTTCCTCAAGACGGCAGGATTGGCGCTAAAATTAGCAATAAAGATATTGATTTCAGGGTTTCTACTTTCCCTACTATATTGGGCGAGAAAGTAGTGATGAGAGTTCTTGACCCGTCCAAGGGATTAAAAGATTTTAAAAGATTAGGATTAGACGGAAGAAATCTTGAAATTTTAAACAAAGCAGCTGAAAGACCTTATGGAATGATTTTATCAACTGGGCCTACTGGCTCAGGAAAAAGCACTACATTATATGCTGTTTTACAGATTTTAAATAGGGAAGGAGTAAATATTGTTACAATAGAAGATCCAGTGGAGTATTTTATGGAAGGTATTAACCAGTCCCAGACAAAAGAAGAGATTGGCTACGGTTTTGCTACAGCATTGCGTTCTATTTTAAGGCAGGACCCGGATGTGATTATGGTGGGTGAAATTAGAGATAAAGAGACAGCAGAATTAGCTGTTCATGCTGCTTTAACCGGGCATATTGTCTTGTCTACCCTTCATACAAATACAGCTGTTGGCGCTATGCCTCGGTTAATTGACTTGGGAATAGAGCCATTTTTACTGCCCCCAAGCTTAAGCGCAATTTTGGCGCAAAGATTAGTAAGGCGGCTTTGTCCTTTTTGTAAAGAAAAAGTAAAGGCGAATATTAAAGTTAGAGAAAAGATTTTAAAAGAAATAAATTTTTTGCCAGTTTCTACTAAAGCAGGAATTAAAGTTGATGAACCTATATCTATTTGGCAGGCAAAGGGATGTAAAAAATGCAGGATGCAGGGATACACTGGAAGGGTTGCTCTTTTTGAAATTTTGGAAATGACTAAAGAGCTTTCAGAAATAGTTTTAAAGGAGCCGTCAGAAAATAATTTCCAAAAAGAGGCAAAAAGGCAGGGTATGGTTACAATGGCTCAAGACGGCATAATTAAGGTTTTAAATGGAGTTACTTCTATAGAAGAAGTGATTAGGGTTACAAAGGAAGAAGAATAA
- a CDS encoding NYN domain-containing protein — translation MSKRSLVLKKYYIGAIKEEYNNLKSRILMKNQRKLLGKLQKQGWEIGFGHMLKTDKYHEKGVDVLMAVDLLAGACENIYDTAILVSSDTDLIPAIEKARSMKKKIEYIGLSHKPSYALIANSDIRKLLIEDELLRCFKETK, via the coding sequence ATTAGCAAAAGAAGTTTAGTTTTAAAGAAATATTATATTGGAGCAATCAAAGAAGAATATAATAATCTCAAAAGTAGAATATTAATGAAAAATCAAAGAAAATTATTAGGCAAGCTCCAAAAACAAGGATGGGAAATAGGTTTTGGCCATATGTTAAAAACTGATAAATATCACGAAAAAGGAGTTGATGTTTTAATGGCAGTTGACTTATTAGCTGGGGCATGTGAAAATATATATGATACAGCAATTTTAGTAAGCTCTGACACTGATCTTATCCCAGCAATTGAAAAAGCTCGTTCAATGAAAAAGAAAATAGAATATATTGGTTTGTCGCATAAACCTTCTTACGCTTTAATAGCAAATTCAGATATAAGAAAATTACTGATTGAGGACGAGTTGTTAAGGTGTTTCAAAGAAACAAAATAA
- the pilO gene encoding type 4a pilus biogenesis protein PilO: MKRPIIFITITSLIVILLAFFVLLPKYEELDAKDYQLEGRKVALEKINDYFEDLASQNKKLAEYEESMAKINSALPDKPAMPSVLNFIQRTANENGVSLTSAALSSSRKTTKTTKTEETGASDIKENTFSISVAGSYSSFKNFLSVLEKSARLIETETLTFFSFGGMTMYTGMPDYSLDTFLFELQMKVYSY; encoded by the coding sequence ATGAAAAGACCTATTATTTTTATAACCATTACATCTTTAATCGTCATTTTACTGGCCTTTTTTGTGCTTTTGCCAAAATATGAAGAATTAGATGCTAAAGATTATCAACTTGAAGGAAGAAAAGTGGCTCTTGAAAAGATAAATGATTATTTTGAGGATCTTGCTTCTCAAAACAAAAAATTAGCAGAATACGAAGAATCAATGGCAAAAATTAATTCAGCTTTGCCAGACAAACCTGCCATGCCTTCAGTCCTGAATTTTATTCAAAGGACAGCTAATGAAAACGGGGTTTCTTTAACATCAGCAGCATTAAGCTCTTCAAGAAAAACAACAAAAACAACAAAGACAGAAGAAACAGGAGCATCAGACATCAAAGAAAACACATTTTCCATTAGTGTTGCTGGTTCTTATTCTTCTTTTAAAAACTTTCTTTCGGTCTTAGAAAAATCAGCGCGCTTGATTGAGACAGAGACCCTGACTTTTTTTTCCTTTGGAGGAATGACAATGTATACAGGAATGCCTGATTATTCTTTAGATACTTTTCTTTTTGAGTTACAAATGAAAGTTTATTCTTATTAA
- a CDS encoding type IV pilus twitching motility protein PilT, producing the protein MATYQEQLNELLQLTVQEQASDLHLSVDHPPVLRISGRLIPLTKKSKLSTTDTQGLALALMTEEQQQRFSQQKEIDFSYHFEDKARFRVNIFYQRGNVSCALRLIPFKIRTIEELGLPPILHEFTKQVQGFVIVTAPSSHGKSTTLAAMIDEINHTRTDHIITIEDPIEYVFDDDKSVIDQREVYQDTLSFARALRSTFRQDPDVIMVGEMRDPETIATAITAAETGHLVFATLHTNSASQTIHRIVDSFTAEQQDQIRAQLSGSLLGVISQRLVPRIRGGLIPACEIMLSSPAVANLIRENKIHELPLVIETSRKKGMVSLNYALAQLVRKREVALKNALTYSSNPVELKKLLD; encoded by the coding sequence ATGGCTACTTATCAAGAACAACTTAATGAACTGCTTCAATTAACGGTTCAAGAACAGGCATCTGACCTCCATCTTTCTGTTGATCACCCTCCAGTTTTAAGAATTAGCGGCCGTTTAATTCCTTTGACTAAAAAAAGCAAGTTATCAACAACAGATACACAGGGATTGGCTTTAGCTTTAATGACAGAGGAACAGCAGCAAAGATTTTCACAGCAAAAAGAAATTGATTTTTCCTACCATTTTGAGGATAAAGCCAGATTCAGGGTAAATATCTTTTATCAAAGAGGAAATGTTTCCTGCGCTCTCCGTTTGATTCCTTTTAAAATTAGAACTATTGAAGAGCTGGGTTTGCCGCCTATTCTCCATGAATTTACCAAGCAAGTTCAAGGTTTCGTTATTGTTACCGCACCATCAAGTCATGGCAAGTCCACTACATTAGCTGCTATGATTGACGAAATAAACCATACAAGGACAGACCATATTATTACTATTGAGGATCCTATTGAATATGTTTTTGATGACGATAAATCAGTGATTGACCAAAGAGAAGTTTATCAAGATACTTTATCATTTGCCAGGGCGCTCCGTTCAACTTTTCGCCAGGATCCGGATGTGATTATGGTGGGCGAGATGAGGGATCCGGAAACCATAGCTACAGCTATTACTGCTGCAGAAACCGGGCATTTAGTTTTTGCTACTTTGCATACTAATTCTGCGTCTCAGACAATTCATAGAATTGTTGACAGTTTTACAGCAGAACAACAGGATCAGATTCGAGCCCAGTTATCCGGTTCTTTACTCGGCGTTATCTCGCAGCGTTTAGTGCCTAGAATTAGAGGCGGTTTGATTCCAGCTTGTGAAATAATGCTTTCCAGCCCGGCAGTGGCTAATTTAATTCGGGAAAACAAAATTCATGAACTGCCTTTAGTTATTGAAACAAGCAGAAAGAAAGGAATGGTTTCTTTAAATTACGCTTTAGCCCAATTAGTCCGCAAGAGAGAAGTTGCTTTAAAAAATGCCTTGACTTATTCTTCAAATCCTGTTGAGCTAAAAAAACTTTTAGACTAA
- a CDS encoding transposase, with protein sequence MPTRKHKLANNEIYHIIIRGVNDSEIFKDINDYYRAIFSIYEFNTINSVDIRQKREQRALTKKNINQGRAFVDNRDLLVEILCFCFMPNHVHLLLKQIKDDGITKFMRKLGSGYASYFNKKYSRKGYLFQGRFFPVHIKTDEQLQVIFAYIHVNSISLIEPKWKEIGIQDIEKVISFLEDYKWSSYPDYIGKKNFPSVTHRNFMLEMMNKEKGCKDFIENWIRYKSKIKKLPDIVLKS encoded by the coding sequence ATGCCAACAAGAAAACACAAATTAGCTAATAATGAGATTTATCATATTATTATTAGAGGAGTAAATGACTCTGAGATTTTTAAAGATATAAATGATTATTATAGAGCAATTTTTTCCATTTACGAATTTAATACTATTAACTCTGTTGATATCAGACAAAAAAGAGAGCAACGAGCTCTCACAAAGAAAAACATAAACCAAGGTCGGGCCTTCGTTGATAATAGAGACTTGTTAGTAGAGATATTATGTTTTTGTTTTATGCCGAATCATGTTCATTTATTGCTCAAGCAGATAAAAGATGATGGAATAACTAAATTTATGAGAAAATTGGGTTCAGGTTATGCAAGTTATTTTAACAAAAAATACAGTCGAAAAGGTTATCTTTTTCAAGGAAGATTTTTTCCGGTTCATATTAAAACAGACGAACAATTGCAAGTTATTTTTGCTTATATTCACGTTAATTCCATATCTTTGATAGAGCCAAAATGGAAAGAAATTGGAATCCAAGATATAGAAAAAGTCATTAGTTTTTTAGAGGATTATAAATGGTCAAGTTATCCTGATTATATTGGCAAGAAGAATTTTCCTTCAGTAACCCATAGAAATTTTATGTTAGAAATGATGAATAAAGAAAAAGGTTGCAAAGATTTTATTGAAAATTGGATTAGGTACAAAAGCAAGATTAAAAAATTGCCAGATATTGTCTTGAAGAGCTAA
- a CDS encoding type II secretion system protein — protein sequence MLKCYNVKMNKAMTLIEVLVVIAIMLILMAVAVFVNPRPSVELDNAARQLVSDLRRAQNMAMSASTQIDGWGNEIVPCGYGIYTPNTQKYVIFYNETDCSKFQHWGGPNPPWQGSIDFETVDFTDVAPGITITQGVSLSIYFIPPSGTTYINGDYPLIPPPPLPYFELTASDGSIRTVTVTSAGKIEIQ from the coding sequence ATGTTAAAATGTTATAATGTTAAAATGAATAAGGCAATGACCTTGATTGAAGTTTTGGTTGTTATTGCCATAATGCTTATTCTTATGGCAGTAGCAGTATTTGTAAATCCCAGGCCTTCAGTAGAGCTTGATAACGCTGCTCGGCAATTGGTAAGCGACCTCCGCCGCGCCCAAAACATGGCAATGTCAGCTTCAACTCAAATAGATGGATGGGGTAATGAGATTGTTCCTTGCGGCTATGGAATTTATACTCCAAATACACAGAAATATGTTATATTTTATAACGAGACAGATTGTTCAAAATTTCAGCACTGGGGAGGACCCAATCCGCCCTGGCAGGGTAGTATAGATTTTGAAACAGTGGATTTTACAGATGTAGCTCCGGGCATTACAATAACTCAAGGAGTTTCTTTAAGCATTTATTTTATTCCTCCAAGTGGAACTACTTATATTAATGGAGATTATCCACTTATTCCTCCTCCACCTTTGCCTTACTTTGAACTTACAGCTTCCGACGGCTCTATTAGAACTGTCACTGTCACTTCAGCCGGGAAGATTGAAATACAGTAA
- the pilM gene encoding type IV pilus assembly protein PilM: MGLFSGKQIKNCLGVDIGTSSIKIIELSKPKENIRLENYGEIPVEGIEFDDSRMDVQGNKNISFLSSSTKEVSKAISVLTEEAGFRAKKTVFSIPDFSTFFTSFDLPPMREKEIPEAIKFKAGKYIPLPLSDMKIDWAIIEGTPSKKKNLFNKEITGTKLKILLVTVPNEVILKYQEIAKIAGLELLALEAEVFSLVRSLIKKNKGVIILVDIGGRSTTCSVIKNGVLLSSHSFDVSGNELTYSLSRSLNIDYNEAERLKREIGIRKGTKEEEILYPLIGLILKEIKKLSGSFSQSGNDKVSKIFLAGGGALTPGLKEYFSEQLGIKTVIADPFANIVCPSPLTEILKKMGASYGIAVGSALKGLESVV, from the coding sequence ATGGGTTTATTCAGCGGGAAACAAATTAAAAATTGCCTTGGCGTTGATATTGGAACTAGTTCTATTAAAATCATTGAGCTGTCCAAGCCAAAAGAAAATATAAGATTAGAGAACTACGGCGAAATACCTGTGGAAGGTATTGAATTTGATGATTCCAGGATGGATGTCCAAGGCAATAAAAATATTTCTTTTCTTTCTTCTTCAACCAAAGAAGTTTCAAAAGCAATTTCTGTTCTAACAGAAGAAGCTGGCTTTCGCGCAAAAAAGACTGTATTTTCCATTCCTGATTTTTCTACTTTTTTCACTAGTTTTGATTTGCCGCCCATGAGGGAAAAAGAAATTCCTGAAGCTATAAAATTTAAAGCAGGAAAATATATTCCTCTACCGCTTTCAGATATGAAAATTGATTGGGCAATTATTGAGGGGACGCCGAGTAAAAAGAAAAATCTTTTTAACAAGGAGATAACAGGCACTAAACTGAAAATTCTTTTAGTAACAGTTCCGAATGAAGTAATTTTGAAATATCAAGAGATTGCCAAAATAGCCGGTTTAGAACTTTTAGCCCTAGAGGCAGAAGTTTTCAGTTTAGTGAGATCATTGATTAAAAAAAATAAAGGAGTTATAATCTTAGTAGATATTGGAGGAAGAAGCACCACTTGCAGTGTAATTAAGAACGGAGTTTTGCTGTCAAGCCACAGCTTTGATGTTTCCGGCAATGAGCTTACTTATTCTCTTTCCAGATCTTTGAATATTGATTATAATGAAGCTGAACGGCTTAAGAGAGAAATCGGCATAAGAAAGGGCACCAAAGAGGAAGAGATACTATATCCATTGATTGGTTTAATTTTAAAAGAAATTAAAAAACTCTCTGGCTCTTTTTCTCAATCTGGAAATGACAAGGTGTCTAAAATATTTTTAGCTGGCGGAGGAGCTTTAACTCCTGGATTGAAAGAATATTTTTCAGAACAGCTGGGGATAAAAACAGTTATTGCCGACCCTTTTGCAAATATTGTCTGCCCTTCTCCATTGACTGAAATTCTTAAAAAAATGGGGGCGTCTTATGGCATAGCAGTTGGTTCCGCTTTGAAAGGATTAGAAAGTGTTGTATAA
- a CDS encoding helix-turn-helix transcriptional regulator: MSTRKLSTIAKSIKYYRKRFNLSQDKLSKLAGVAYNTIVKIESGENSNPTIETLTKIAKALKVDISDLIK; the protein is encoded by the coding sequence ATGTCAACAAGAAAATTATCTACAATAGCAAAAAGCATAAAGTATTATCGGAAAAGGTTTAATCTATCACAAGATAAACTTTCTAAACTTGCTGGCGTTGCTTATAATACTATTGTAAAGATTGAATCGGGCGAAAACTCAAATCCCACTATTGAAACTTTAACGAAAATTGCTAAAGCATTAAAGGTAGATATTAGCGATTTGATAAAATAA
- a CDS encoding prepilin peptidase, translated as MVNIIFYIFVFIFGLTVGSFLNCVIYRLEKKESALKGRSYCPHCKHQLAWYDLIPVLSFIILKGKCRYCYKKISLQYPLVEIATASLFTFIFWHLSFGFDLEQFGTIWILDFLALFAITSFLIVIFVYDLKHYIIPDKVIFPAIAIVFLYKLFEILNLEFVSDFGFRISDFKPLLYSLGIAFAASAFFLTIVLVTRGKGMGIGDIKLAFLMGLLLGWPNIFVALFLAFLIGAIIGIGLILARKKTLKSEVPFGPFLVTGTFIAMFYGNQIIGWYLNLF; from the coding sequence ATGGTAAATATTATTTTTTATATCTTTGTTTTTATTTTTGGTTTAACAGTTGGTTCATTTTTGAATTGTGTTATTTACAGGTTAGAAAAAAAGGAGAGCGCTTTAAAAGGGCGCTCTTATTGTCCCCATTGCAAGCATCAGCTTGCCTGGTATGATTTAATTCCAGTATTAAGTTTTATAATCCTTAAAGGCAAATGCCGTTATTGCTATAAAAAGATTTCTCTACAGTATCCATTAGTAGAAATAGCAACAGCAAGTTTATTTACTTTTATTTTTTGGCATTTGAGCTTTGGATTTGATTTGGAGCAATTTGGAACAATTTGGATTTTGGATTTTCTCGCTCTATTCGCAATTACTAGTTTTTTGATTGTGATTTTCGTCTATGACTTAAAGCACTACATTATCCCAGACAAAGTAATTTTTCCTGCTATAGCAATAGTTTTTTTATATAAATTGTTTGAAATTTTGAATTTGGAATTTGTTTCGGATTTCGGATTTCGGATTTCGGATTTTAAGCCGTTATTATATTCACTTGGTATAGCATTTGCCGCTTCCGCCTTTTTTTTAACGATTGTCCTTGTCACTCGCGGCAAGGGTATGGGAATTGGCGATATAAAACTGGCTTTTTTAATGGGTCTTTTGCTCGGCTGGCCAAATATCTTTGTTGCTCTCTTTCTTGCTTTTCTTATTGGTGCTATAATAGGGATAGGTTTGATTTTAGCCCGCAAGAAAACTCTGAAATCAGAAGTTCCATTTGGCCCGTTTTTGGTAACTGGGACATTTATAGCGATGTTCTATGGTAATCAGATAATTGGATGGTATTTGAATTTATTTTAG